Proteins encoded by one window of Lathyrus oleraceus cultivar Zhongwan6 chromosome 1, CAAS_Psat_ZW6_1.0, whole genome shotgun sequence:
- the LOC127091953 gene encoding uncharacterized mitochondrial protein AtMg00810-like, with the protein MTTVRTIISITASSGWSLHQMDVKNAFLHGDLTKDIYMTPPQGLFSSSKGVCKLKRSLYGLKQAPRAWYEKFRSTLLGFSFTQSQYDSSLFIHSTSAGIVLLLLYVDDMVITGSDHASIQRLKQQLQASFHMKDLGNLHYFLGLEVHSTSKGIFLHQHKYATDLISMAGLESANPVDTPLEVNVKYHRDDGDLLPDPLLYRQLVGSLNYLTITRPDISFVVQQVSQFMHSPRHLHLATVRCIIRYLKGTSHRGLFFSVGISLQLSAYSDADWAGCPDTRRSVTGWCMFLGSSLISWKSKKQARVSKSSTESEYRAMSAACSEILWLRGLLAELGFPQIEPTSLYANTSAIQTVANPVFHERTKHIEVDGHSNHYHNCITIDAPSKELYTIILTC; encoded by the coding sequence ATGACAACTGTTCGCACGATCATCTCTATAACTGCTTCTAGTGGGTGGTCTcttcatcaaatggatgtgaagaatGCTTTTCTTCATGGTGACCTGACAAAAGATATTTATATGACTCCACCTCAAGGCTTATTCTCTTCATCTAAAGGCGTGTGCAAACTCAAACGCTCCTTATATGGTTTGAAACAGGCACCTAGAGCATGGTACGAGAAATTCCGCTCCACTCTACTTGGATTCTCCTTTACTCAGAGTCAGTATGATTCCTCTTTATTTATTCATAGTACATCTGCGGGCATTGTTCTGCTTCttttgtatgttgatgatatggttATTACTGGTTCTGATCATGCTTCCATTCAGCGACTTAAGCAACAGTTACAGGCCTCATTTCACATGAAAGATTTGGGTAATCTACATTATTTTCTTGGTCTTGAGGTTCATTCTACATCCAAGGGCATCTTTCTCCATCAACACAAATATGCTACAGATCTGATTTCTATGGCTGGTCTCGAATCGGCTAATCCGGTAGATACTCCTCTTGAGGTTAATGTTAAATATCATCGTGATGATGGTGATCTTTTGCCTGATCCCTTATTGTATCGTCAACTTGTGGGTAGCCTCAACTACTTGACTATTACTCGCCCTGACATATCTTTTGTTGTTCAACAAGTAAGTCAATTCATGCATTCTCCTCGCCATCTTCACTTAGCTACGGTTCGTTGTATAATTCGCTACTTAAAGGGAACCTCTCACCGCGGATTATTCTTTTCCGTTGGAATTTCTCTTCAGTTGAGTGCTTATAgtgatgctgattgggcaggGTGTCCTGATACTCGTCGATCTGTTACTGGTTGGTGCATGTTTCTTGGTTCTTCATTGATCTCTTGGAAAAGTAAGAAGCAAGCAAGAGTTTCTAAATCTTCTACTGAATCAGAGTATCGTGCCATGTCTGCTGCTTGTTCAGAAATACTTTGGCTTCGTGGTCTTTTGGCTGAACTTGGATTTCCCCAAATAGAGCCAACTTCACTTTATGCTAATACAAGTGCCATTCAAACTGTTGCAAATCCTGTTTTTCATGAACGCACAAAACATATCGAAGTTGATGGTCATTCAAATCACTATCACAACTGCATCACCATTGATGCCCCCTCAAAAGAGCTATACACAATAATATTGACTTGTTGA
- the LOC127116009 gene encoding nudix hydrolase 20, chloroplastic produces the protein MTGVTYMFAPTFCCYKPFSSPLSSFITSHLFSSSSIYHTFPSFSLSATGGTCTLTWDDVFRISESETAIEDDPSSYLQGYFHKVQLCNRGSDKQSEFVPFIVEGHDVGFIHNRFVEHLRGFNDVFVFPNGGGPFGYHVTLHPLLKTAEERTSAVGYVIKHLGEEHIPGIRNELYPVKSSFSAHAFFSLERAAAPYFGIKVYGVHMNGYVELNGQKHLWIGKRSPMKSTYPGMLDHLVAGGLPHGIGCLENVVKECEEEAGIPRSISIKAKSVGVVSYKDIEGYRYKRDVLFCYDLILPENFEPKNIDGEVESFKLIPVEQVAEVIRKTQFFKPNCTIVIIDFLFRHGYISPENDGYLDLLRSLRIGDFS, from the exons ATGACAGGAGTGACATACATGTTTGCTCCTACCTTCTGCTGCTACAAACCCTTCTCTTCTCCATTATCATCCTTCATCACCTCTCACCTTTTTTCTTCATCTTCCATCTACCACACCTTTCCCTCTTTTTCTCTTTCAGCCACTGGTGGCACGTGCACACTCACGTGGGACGATGTTTTTCGCATTTCTGAATCTGAAACTGCCATAGAAGACGACCCTTCTTCTTATCTCCAAGGTTACTTCCACAAAGTCCAACTCTGCAACCGTGGTTCT GACAAACAATCTGAATTCGTTCCGTTTATTGTTGAGGGCCACGATGTTGGATTTATTCACAATCG GTTTGTTGAACATTTGCGAGGCTTCAACGACGTGTTTGTTTTTCCCAATGGTGGAGGCCCCTTTGGTTATCATGTTACATTGCATCCATTACTGAAGACGGCTGAGGAAAGAACCAGCGCGGTTGGTTATGTAATCAAGCATTTGGGAGAGGAGCACATTCCAGGTATACGAAACGAG CTATATCCGGTTAAATCCTCGTTTAGCGCACATGCTTTCTTCTCATTAGAACGCGCTGCCGCTCCTTATTTTGGCATAAAG GTTTATGGAGTCCATATGAATGGCTATGTTGAGCTGAACGGGCAGAAACACCTATGGATAGGGAAGAGAAGTCCCATGAAATCCACATATCCGGGAATGCTTGATCATCTAGTTGCAGGAGGATTG CCGCATGGAATAGGTTGTCTGGAAAATGTTGTAAAGGAATGTGAAGAGGAAGCCGGAATTCCCAGGTCCATCTCTATTAA AGCTAAATCAGTTGGTGTCGTTTCATACAAGGACATCGAAGGATATAGATACAAAAGAGATGTTCTATTCTGCTATGATTTGATACTTCCCGAAAATTTTGAACCAAAAAACATAG atggagaagttgaaaGCTTCAAGTTAATCCCGGTTGAGCAAGTTGCAGAAGTCATCCGCAAGACACAGTTTTTCAAACCAAATTGCACTATCGTGATCATTGACTTCCTCTTTAGACACGG ATACATAAGTCCTGAAAATGATGGATATTTGGATCTCTTAAGAAGCTTAAGAATAGGAGATTTTTCCTGA